The genomic segment ATGCAGCTACCAGCAATAAATCTGCACAAACCAAAGAAATATTTTCGCAGGCTTACGGAATGGGAACACAAGTAGGAGTGATGCTTCCGTTTAGCAGAAGTAACGAAAGTGAAGCCGATAAAATAGGATTAACTCTAATGGCAATCGCAGGTTATAATCCAGATGATGCAATTGCTTTTTGGACTAGAATGGCAGCCAAATCAGGAGCTGCAGGAACTCCGGAGTTTATGAGTACTCACCCTTCTGACGCTACAAGGATTGCGAATTTAAGAGCTTTAATCCCAGAAGCCAGAGCCACAGCACTTAAAGTTGGTATTGTTAAATAAAGATATTTAATTGATATAATCACGAAAGCTATTCTTTTTTAGAGTAGCTTTTTTTGTTCCCATTTGATACAATTTGGTTTCTGGATTGTTTATAATTTATTAATACAGGAATTTTTCAAAATCTACCTTTATTATAATAAAAATTAGATAAATTCGTAGCGCATTAACAAAACCATTTCTATGAAAAACCGACTAAAAGGAGACAAGACATTATTAAATGCCTGGGCATTTTATGATTGGGCAAATTCAGTTTATGCCCTTACAATTACATCGGCTGTATTTCCTATTTTTTATGAAGCTTTATTCTCTGAGCGAGATCATTATATTGATGTTTTTGGGCTGCATTTAAAAAACTCGGCATTAATTTTTTTTATTAGCGCAGCGGCTTTTTTAGTTATTTCTTTTATTTCACCGCTATTATCAGGAATTGCCGATTATGTGGGAAATAAAAAGTCTTTCATGAAGTTTTTCTGTTATTTAGGTGCACTATCATGTATAGGATTATATTGGTTTGATTTATCTGATATTTATGTTGGATTAGCCTTTTATTTTCTTGGATTAATAGGCTTTTGGGGAAGTTTGGTTTTTTATAATTCATATCTGCCGGATATCGCTTTTGAAGAACAGCAGGATAAAATTAGTGCTAAAGGATATTCTCTGGGATATATAGGAAGTGTTTTGTTGCTAATTATCAATTTGGCGATGATAATGAAGCCTGAGTGGTTTGGAATTGACGGCCCTAATCCTGCAATAAAAGCTATGAGATATTCTTTTGTAATGGTAGGAGTTTGGTGGATTTTATTTAGCCAGTATACTTATTTTTATTTACCAAAAGGAAGAAAAGAAAGTGGAGAAAAATTAACAAGATCTGTTGTATTTAACGGATTCAAGGAATTGAAAAAAGTTTGGGTTTTATTGAAAGAGAATGTCCCTTTAAGAAGATATTTGGGGGGATTTTTTGTTTCAAGTATGGCTGTACAAACTGTAATGTTAGTAGCG from the uncultured Flavobacterium sp. genome contains:
- a CDS encoding MFS transporter, coding for MKNRLKGDKTLLNAWAFYDWANSVYALTITSAVFPIFYEALFSERDHYIDVFGLHLKNSALIFFISAAAFLVISFISPLLSGIADYVGNKKSFMKFFCYLGALSCIGLYWFDLSDIYVGLAFYFLGLIGFWGSLVFYNSYLPDIAFEEQQDKISAKGYSLGYIGSVLLLIINLAMIMKPEWFGIDGPNPAIKAMRYSFVMVGVWWILFSQYTYFYLPKGRKESGEKLTRSVVFNGFKELKKVWVLLKENVPLRRYLGGFFVSSMAVQTVMLVATYFGAQEIKWSSPEESQKGLIICILLIQLVAVLGAVLTSRASAKFGNIPTLIFINAIWAVFCALAYFITLPMHFYVMATVVGFVMGGIQALSRSTYSKLLPETEDTASFFSFYDVAEKIGIVIGMCVYGIIDQITGSPRAAIVILAIFFVTAIFLLRRVHKKEISI